In Caretta caretta isolate rCarCar2 chromosome 4, rCarCar1.hap1, whole genome shotgun sequence, one genomic interval encodes:
- the LOC125635728 gene encoding uncharacterized protein LOC125635728 isoform X2, with the protein MNTLLLFMSVLGISFASPIKRSVNLLGSGYAENVANVNAINANKEILSNGSGNAGRNQQNDENENNGHPEGAKFSNYTRGPNQTGEVSAIDINNPQGAYKDKSNNQPAPEDLDNTQGTQNIDQNAELRTGKGINHPHLDLHVNTNHTSEQNPSEHLPGENSVYGSAWAEEGFAPEDAELSTDKQDVIEAHTDSGFNVGGKDEDMDSSHHHSDSCSFNDEGMQRVDPGNAGDSGDSNSSQQEESNSDSEQPTPKHCKSIPSESKSLSKSGHENTSAANDSVSQSVTSASSESSRSSESSESSRSSESSESSRSSESSRSSESNETRQ; encoded by the coding sequence ATCAAAAGAAGTGTAAATTTGCTTGGAAGTGGCTATGCGGAAAATGTTGCCAATGTTAATGCCATTAATGCAAACAAAGAAATCTTAAGCAATGGCTCTGGGAATGCTGGGAGGAACCAACAGAATGACGAGAATGAAAACAATGGGCATCCAGAAGGAGCAAAATTCAGTAATTATACAAGAGGACCCAATCAAACTGGAGAGGTGTCTGCAATTGATATTAACAATCCCCAGGGGGCTTATAAGGACAAATCCAATAATCAACCAGCCCCTGAGGACCTTGATAATACCCAGGGAACACAAAACATTGATCAAAATGCTGAGCTCCGCACAGGGAAAGGAATTAACCATCCTCATTTAGACCTACATGTGAACACAAACCACACCAGTGAACAGAATCCATCTGAACATTTGCCAGGGGAAAACAGCGTTTATGGTTCAGCATGGGCAGAAGAGGGTTTTGCACCTGAGGATGCAGAGCTCTCCACTGACAAACAAGATGTCATAGAAGCCCACACTGACAGTGGCTTTAATGTAGGGGGAAAGGATGAGGATATGGATAGTAGCCACCATCATTCGGACAGCTGTTCTTTTAACGATGAAGGCATGCAAAGGGTTGATCCAGGTAATGCTGGTGATAGTGGTGACTCTAACTCTAGTCAGCAGGAAGAAAGCAACAGTGACTCTGAGCAACCCACTCCAAAACACTGCAAGAGTATTCCCAGTGAATCAAAGAGTTTGAGTAAATCTGGTCATGAGAATACTAGTGCCGCCAATGATTCCGTCAGCCAGAGTGTCACTAGTGCCTCCAGTGAATCCAGCCGCTCCAGTGAATCCAGTGAATCCAGCCGCTCCAGTGAATCCAGTGAATCCAGCCGCTCCAGTGAATCTAGCCGCTCCAGTGAATCCAATGAAACAAGACAGTAG